From Parasteatoda tepidariorum isolate YZ-2023 chromosome 1, CAS_Ptep_4.0, whole genome shotgun sequence, one genomic window encodes:
- the LOC107450901 gene encoding pre-mRNA-processing factor 39 isoform X1 has translation MDEKNGSSKKKDSEESKAAELEKYWQVVKDNPSDFTGWTYLLHFIETEKNIEAAREAFQAFFKHYPYCYGYWKKYADMEKNLNNFDAAQKIFEEGTSAIPLSVDLWIHYINFYKTQQNGKDDSEENIKMLFKRALSAAGREFRSDRLWDLYVGWLEENKNLKEVTSAYDELLTIPTQLYCHHFEKFGKHVKKNIPREILSTDEFLELRKEVVSILKNDSMVGDDAEDDDKGISKEVESAPGMDIDDAPPGLEPGGTDIEKDMMSTEETDLMKKKIIERRKTLYKKNEIEVGKRWSFEEAIKRPYFHVKPLERAQLKNWKDYLDYEIENGTHESIVILFERCMIACALYEDMWLKYAKYMEDNYPESADGVYERACKIHLPRKYMIHFSWASFQERRDNVDKAAQILEDLGNNIKDMLEITLRKINLERRRGNEAKVEEMYLKCIAEAKTSQMSSHFATKFARYLYKVKQDFVKATKVLKDALKNDPSNPYILMQLVDVGFQQTPISQSAILEAFDLALTSDMNEDQKLTFARRKLEFLEDFTMDPQSIQDAFEEYAKLYKVHYTSKKRVAEDSEESKEKKLKTEINGSATTDTANSTSTAATAAAAAIPATHDAASYQYQQQSAAWASYAAQSSYNYQGAWPYAANYYSSH, from the exons ATGGATGAAAAAAATGGAAGCAGCAAAAAGaaag atTCTGAAGAAAGTAAAGCAGCTGAGCTAGAAAAATATTGGCAAGTTGTGAAAGACAATCCATCAGATTTTACAGGATGGACATATCTGCTTCATTTTATAGAAACAGAG aaaaatattgaagctGCAAGAGAAGCATTTCAAGCTTTCTTCAAACATTACCCATATTGCTATGGGTATTGGAAGAAGTATGCcgatatggaaaaaaatttgaacaattttgaTGCTGCTCAAAAG ATTTTTGAAGAAGGTACAAGTGCAATACCATTGAGTGTAGATTTGTGgattcattatattaatttttacaagacTCAGCAGAATGGCAAAGATGattctgaagaaaatataaaaat GCTATTTAAGAGAGCTTTGAGTGCAGCTGGGCGAGAATTTCGTTCTGATAGATTATGGGATCTCTATGTGGGATGGCTAGAGGAGAACAAGAATTTGAAAGAAGTAACCTCTGCCTATGACGAACTGTTAACCATTCCAACACAATTGTATTGTcatcattttgaaaa ATTTGGTAaacatgtaaagaaaaatataccaaGAGAAATACTTTCTACAGATGAATTCCTTGAACTTAGAAAAGAAGTAgtaagcatattaaaaaatgattcaatgGTTGGAGATGATGCAGAGGATGATGATAAAGGCATCAGTAAAGAAGTAGAATCAGCTCCAGGAATGGATATAGATGATGCTCCTCCAGGTTTGGAACCTGGTGGTACAGATATTGAGAAAGatatg atGAGTACTGAGGAAAcagatttaatgaaaaagaagattattgaaagaagaaaaaccttgtataaaaagaatgaaatagaaGTGGGAAAACGCTGGTCTTTTGAAGAAGCG ATCAAGAGACCCTACTTCCATGTGAAACCATTAGAAAGagctcaattaaaaaattggaaagattATCTCGATTATGAAATCGAAAATGGAACACACGAGAGTATAGTTATTCTCTTTGAAAGATGCATGATTGCGTGTGCTCTCTATGAGGATATGTGGTTAAAA tatGCTAAGTATATGGAAGATAATTATCCTGAAAGTGCTGATGGAGTTTATGAAAGAGCTTGTAAAATTCATCTACCTCGAAAATATATGATTCATTTTTCTTGGGCCTCATTTCAAGAAAGAAGGG ATAATGTTGACAAAGCTGCCCAGATTCTTGAAGATTTAGGGAATAATATCAAAGATATGTTAGAAATAactcttagaaaaattaatcttGAAAGACGACGGGGTAATGAAGCAAAGGTagaagaaatgtatttaaaatgcattgctGAAGCCAAAACCTCTCAGATGTCTTCCCATTTCGCTACAAAGTTTGCAAGATATCTGTATAAG gttAAGCAGGATTTTGTAAAAGCTACAAAGGTTTTAAAAGATGCCCTTAAAAATGATCCA aGTAATCCATATATATTGATGCAACTAGTAGATGTGGGATTTCAACAAACTCCTATAAGTCAATCGGCTATTCTTGAGGCATTTGATTTAGCATTAACCAGTGATATGAATGAAGACCAGAAATTGACATTTGCAAGAAGGAAACTTGAGTTTTTGGAAGATTTCACAATGGATCCTCAAAG TATTCAAGATGCCTTTGAAGAATATGCTAAATTGTATAAAGTCCATTACACCTCTAAGAAACGAGTAGCAGAAGACAG TgaagaaagtaaagaaaagaaactaaaaaccGAAATTAATGGATCAGCTACGACAGATACTGCTAATTCTACTTCTACGGCTGCTACAGCAGCTGCTGCCGCTATTCCAGCTACACATGATGCTGCATCTTATCAGTATCAGCAGCAATCAGCTGCTTGGGCAAGCTATGCTGCTCAG agttctTATAATTACCAAGGAGCTTGGCCGTATGCTGCAAATTACTATTCATCGcactga
- the LOC107450901 gene encoding pre-mRNA-processing factor 39 isoform X2, with protein sequence MEKNLNNFDAAQKIFEEGTSAIPLSVDLWIHYINFYKTQQNGKDDSEENIKMLFKRALSAAGREFRSDRLWDLYVGWLEENKNLKEVTSAYDELLTIPTQLYCHHFEKFGKHVKKNIPREILSTDEFLELRKEVVSILKNDSMVGDDAEDDDKGISKEVESAPGMDIDDAPPGLEPGGTDIEKDMMSTEETDLMKKKIIERRKTLYKKNEIEVGKRWSFEEAIKRPYFHVKPLERAQLKNWKDYLDYEIENGTHESIVILFERCMIACALYEDMWLKYAKYMEDNYPESADGVYERACKIHLPRKYMIHFSWASFQERRDNVDKAAQILEDLGNNIKDMLEITLRKINLERRRGNEAKVEEMYLKCIAEAKTSQMSSHFATKFARYLYKVKQDFVKATKVLKDALKNDPSNPYILMQLVDVGFQQTPISQSAILEAFDLALTSDMNEDQKLTFARRKLEFLEDFTMDPQSIQDAFEEYAKLYKVHYTSKKRVAEDSEESKEKKLKTEINGSATTDTANSTSTAATAAAAAIPATHDAASYQYQQQSAAWASYAAQSSYNYQGAWPYAANYYSSH encoded by the exons atggaaaaaaatttgaacaattttgaTGCTGCTCAAAAG ATTTTTGAAGAAGGTACAAGTGCAATACCATTGAGTGTAGATTTGTGgattcattatattaatttttacaagacTCAGCAGAATGGCAAAGATGattctgaagaaaatataaaaat GCTATTTAAGAGAGCTTTGAGTGCAGCTGGGCGAGAATTTCGTTCTGATAGATTATGGGATCTCTATGTGGGATGGCTAGAGGAGAACAAGAATTTGAAAGAAGTAACCTCTGCCTATGACGAACTGTTAACCATTCCAACACAATTGTATTGTcatcattttgaaaa ATTTGGTAaacatgtaaagaaaaatataccaaGAGAAATACTTTCTACAGATGAATTCCTTGAACTTAGAAAAGAAGTAgtaagcatattaaaaaatgattcaatgGTTGGAGATGATGCAGAGGATGATGATAAAGGCATCAGTAAAGAAGTAGAATCAGCTCCAGGAATGGATATAGATGATGCTCCTCCAGGTTTGGAACCTGGTGGTACAGATATTGAGAAAGatatg atGAGTACTGAGGAAAcagatttaatgaaaaagaagattattgaaagaagaaaaaccttgtataaaaagaatgaaatagaaGTGGGAAAACGCTGGTCTTTTGAAGAAGCG ATCAAGAGACCCTACTTCCATGTGAAACCATTAGAAAGagctcaattaaaaaattggaaagattATCTCGATTATGAAATCGAAAATGGAACACACGAGAGTATAGTTATTCTCTTTGAAAGATGCATGATTGCGTGTGCTCTCTATGAGGATATGTGGTTAAAA tatGCTAAGTATATGGAAGATAATTATCCTGAAAGTGCTGATGGAGTTTATGAAAGAGCTTGTAAAATTCATCTACCTCGAAAATATATGATTCATTTTTCTTGGGCCTCATTTCAAGAAAGAAGGG ATAATGTTGACAAAGCTGCCCAGATTCTTGAAGATTTAGGGAATAATATCAAAGATATGTTAGAAATAactcttagaaaaattaatcttGAAAGACGACGGGGTAATGAAGCAAAGGTagaagaaatgtatttaaaatgcattgctGAAGCCAAAACCTCTCAGATGTCTTCCCATTTCGCTACAAAGTTTGCAAGATATCTGTATAAG gttAAGCAGGATTTTGTAAAAGCTACAAAGGTTTTAAAAGATGCCCTTAAAAATGATCCA aGTAATCCATATATATTGATGCAACTAGTAGATGTGGGATTTCAACAAACTCCTATAAGTCAATCGGCTATTCTTGAGGCATTTGATTTAGCATTAACCAGTGATATGAATGAAGACCAGAAATTGACATTTGCAAGAAGGAAACTTGAGTTTTTGGAAGATTTCACAATGGATCCTCAAAG TATTCAAGATGCCTTTGAAGAATATGCTAAATTGTATAAAGTCCATTACACCTCTAAGAAACGAGTAGCAGAAGACAG TgaagaaagtaaagaaaagaaactaaaaaccGAAATTAATGGATCAGCTACGACAGATACTGCTAATTCTACTTCTACGGCTGCTACAGCAGCTGCTGCCGCTATTCCAGCTACACATGATGCTGCATCTTATCAGTATCAGCAGCAATCAGCTGCTTGGGCAAGCTATGCTGCTCAG agttctTATAATTACCAAGGAGCTTGGCCGTATGCTGCAAATTACTATTCATCGcactga